The following coding sequences are from one Candidatus Brocadiaceae bacterium window:
- a CDS encoding glutamate-5-semialdehyde dehydrogenase, which yields MDIAAYVNGLTQAARAASASVARATTAEKDAVLERLACLLLEERGGLKAANAKDLQAGRDAGLSAAMLDRLDLSDSRIEAMAAAVRKVAALRDPVGRIIDGWTLPNGLTVDKVRVPIGVICMIYESRPNVTADAAALCLKSGNAVILRGGKEAIHSNVAIHNLIARACEESGIDPAAAQMVQTPDRAVVAELLHADACVDLVIPRGGKGLIRMVVENSTIPVIKHYEGVCHTYVDAGADLDMAVSICHNAKCQRPGVCNAMETLLVHQDIAEAFWTKMRPVFEREGVELRGCEECCGRFPGMKRATVEDWTAEYLDLVLSVRIVRNVREAIEHINRYGSHHSDAIVTRDLDSARRFVDEVDSAAVFVNTTTRFNDGEQMGLGAEIGISTDKLHARGPMALEELTTYKWRVTGRGQLRT from the coding sequence ATGGATATCGCGGCCTACGTGAATGGACTGACTCAGGCGGCCCGGGCGGCCTCGGCCTCGGTGGCCCGGGCGACGACGGCCGAGAAGGACGCCGTGCTCGAGCGCCTGGCGTGCCTCCTGCTCGAGGAGCGCGGGGGACTGAAGGCCGCCAACGCGAAGGACCTGCAGGCCGGCCGCGACGCCGGCCTCTCGGCGGCCATGCTCGACCGGCTGGATCTGTCCGACTCGCGCATCGAGGCCATGGCCGCCGCCGTCCGAAAGGTGGCCGCCCTGCGCGACCCGGTCGGGCGGATCATCGACGGATGGACGCTGCCCAACGGGCTGACCGTGGACAAGGTGCGCGTGCCGATCGGCGTGATCTGCATGATCTACGAATCGCGCCCCAACGTGACGGCCGACGCCGCGGCGCTCTGCCTGAAGAGCGGAAACGCCGTCATCCTGCGCGGGGGAAAGGAGGCCATCCATTCGAACGTGGCCATCCACAACCTGATCGCCCGCGCCTGCGAGGAATCGGGCATCGACCCGGCGGCCGCCCAGATGGTCCAGACGCCCGACCGCGCGGTCGTGGCCGAACTCCTGCACGCCGATGCCTGCGTGGACCTGGTCATCCCCCGCGGCGGCAAGGGGCTGATCCGCATGGTGGTCGAGAACTCGACCATCCCCGTCATCAAGCACTACGAGGGGGTCTGCCACACCTACGTGGACGCCGGCGCGGACCTGGACATGGCCGTCTCGATCTGCCACAACGCCAAGTGCCAGCGCCCGGGCGTCTGCAATGCCATGGAGACGCTCCTGGTCCACCAGGACATCGCCGAGGCGTTCTGGACGAAGATGCGGCCCGTCTTCGAACGCGAAGGGGTGGAACTGCGCGGGTGCGAGGAGTGCTGCGGCAGGTTCCCGGGCATGAAGCGGGCCACGGTGGAGGACTGGACGGCCGAGTACCTGGACCTGGTCCTCTCGGTGCGCATCGTGCGGAACGTCCGGGAGGCGATCGAGCACATCAACCGCTACGGCTCCCACCACAGCGATGCGATCGTGACGCGCGATCTGGACAGCGCGCGCCGGTTCGTCGACGAAGTGGACTCGGCGGCCGTGTTCGTCAACACCACCACGCGCTTCAACGACGGCGAGCAGATGGGCCTGGGCGCCGAGATCGGCATCAGCACCGACAAGCTCCACGCACGCGGTCCGATGGCGCTGGAGGAACTGACCACCTACAAGTGGCGCGTCACGGGCCGCGGCCAGTTGAGGACCTGA
- a CDS encoding septum formation initiator family protein, whose translation MGVFSARTFWLPVLVTTVVAAFFGAVLARGGRVLDGMLARQARLEERLLQLEHEVRLAQAERDALMNSPEAIEAVARVDLGFVAPGEQVMEFDDLPAGPTPVRAPERPRPAWRTVLTWQHLPLALPGAAFVLAGFTFAAANIAAALRRRRA comes from the coding sequence ATGGGTGTCTTCTCGGCCAGGACGTTCTGGCTGCCGGTGCTGGTGACGACCGTCGTGGCGGCATTCTTCGGCGCGGTCCTTGCCCGGGGCGGGCGCGTGCTGGACGGCATGCTGGCGCGGCAGGCCCGGCTGGAGGAGAGGCTGCTGCAACTGGAGCACGAAGTGCGCCTGGCCCAGGCCGAACGGGACGCCCTGATGAATTCGCCCGAGGCCATCGAGGCGGTGGCCCGGGTGGACCTGGGCTTCGTGGCGCCGGGCGAACAGGTGATGGAGTTCGACGACCTGCCGGCCGGGCCCACGCCCGTCCGCGCCCCCGAGCGCCCGAGGCCGGCCTGGCGGACCGTTCTGACGTGGCAACACCTGCCCCTGGCTCTGCCGGGGGCGGCGTTCGTCCTGGCCGGGTTCACGTTCGCCGCGGCGAATATCGCGGCTGCGCTCCGGCGCCGGCGTGCGTGA
- a CDS encoding phosphatidylserine decarboxylase family protein, with the protein MRIPLARYGTGTLLTGTALLAAAAAAGLWLFPPLAVVAAILWLWMLWFFRDPERNARCGPEDLLSPADGTVRDVEEVDAPGFLDGRAVRIGVFMSVFNVHVNRSPADAGVGWISYHPGAFHDARDRRACRNEHNLIGLQLAGGRRILVNQIAGRIARRIVCEPQVGAQLARGQRLGMIKFGSRVELYLPLADAYRVAVRPGDRVKAGLTVLASRPTEPLDDPAAPSTETT; encoded by the coding sequence ATGCGCATCCCCCTGGCCCGATACGGCACCGGCACCCTGCTGACGGGCACCGCGCTGCTGGCCGCCGCGGCCGCCGCGGGGCTCTGGCTCTTCCCGCCGCTCGCCGTCGTCGCCGCGATCCTGTGGCTCTGGATGCTCTGGTTCTTCCGCGATCCGGAACGGAACGCCCGCTGTGGCCCGGAGGACCTGCTCAGCCCGGCCGACGGGACCGTGCGCGACGTCGAGGAGGTGGACGCGCCGGGCTTCCTCGACGGGAGGGCGGTCCGGATCGGCGTCTTCATGTCCGTCTTCAACGTGCATGTGAACCGCTCGCCGGCCGACGCGGGCGTCGGCTGGATCAGCTACCACCCGGGCGCATTCCACGACGCGCGCGACCGCCGGGCCTGCCGGAACGAACACAACCTGATCGGGCTCCAGCTCGCCGGCGGACGCCGCATCCTCGTCAACCAGATTGCGGGCAGGATCGCCCGGCGCATCGTCTGCGAGCCCCAGGTGGGCGCGCAACTGGCGCGCGGGCAGCGCCTGGGCATGATCAAGTTCGGCAGCCGCGTGGAACTCTACCTCCCGCTGGCGGACGCCTACCGGGTCGCCGTGCGTCCGGGCGACCGCGTGAAGGCCGGGCTCACCGTCCTGGCCTCCCGCCCCACCGAGCCGCTCGACGACCCCGCAGCCCCGTCCACCGAAACCACATGA
- a CDS encoding iron ABC transporter permease, which yields MRRPDGYLTARRFWTLCVAAAVVWLAGGLACLFWGQMAIPPSEVVAVLRGRAVSEEARSVVLMLRVPRVLLALLAGGALAVAGAVFQALLRNPLATPHTLGVSAGGGLGAVTAIALGVRGPSIGPLTPVQFFALLGAMAIVGIIYVLARRREAFAPLKLLLAGVTLGMICSALTMFVRFAAEPQKLVVADRWLMGGLSVHGFGSVAAILPLLVPGVAFLMDLAGPLNQLSMGEEVAAGRGVDVAALQARAFLVGSVLTAAVVSVAGPIGFVGLIVPHLVRGLFGPDHRTLLSLSFFGGGLFLAAADTVARSAFAPSELPVGVLTAMIGGPLFLVLLVSLTRYR from the coding sequence ATGAGGCGACCTGACGGCTACCTGACCGCCCGCCGGTTCTGGACGTTGTGCGTCGCGGCGGCCGTCGTCTGGCTTGCCGGGGGCCTGGCGTGCCTCTTCTGGGGCCAGATGGCCATCCCGCCGTCCGAGGTGGTGGCCGTTCTGCGCGGCCGGGCCGTCTCGGAGGAGGCGCGCAGCGTCGTCCTGATGCTGCGTGTGCCGCGCGTGCTGCTGGCGCTGCTGGCGGGCGGCGCCCTGGCAGTGGCGGGCGCCGTGTTCCAGGCGCTTCTGCGCAACCCGCTGGCCACTCCGCACACGCTGGGCGTGTCGGCCGGCGGGGGGCTGGGCGCGGTGACGGCCATCGCGCTCGGCGTGCGCGGGCCGTCCATCGGGCCGCTGACGCCCGTGCAGTTCTTCGCCCTGCTCGGGGCGATGGCCATCGTGGGCATCATCTATGTCCTGGCGCGCCGGCGCGAGGCGTTCGCGCCGCTGAAGCTGCTCCTGGCCGGCGTCACGCTGGGGATGATCTGCTCGGCGCTGACGATGTTCGTGCGCTTCGCCGCCGAGCCGCAGAAGCTGGTCGTGGCCGACCGCTGGCTCATGGGCGGGCTCAGCGTGCACGGGTTCGGCAGCGTGGCGGCGATCCTGCCCCTGCTGGTGCCGGGCGTGGCCTTCCTGATGGACCTGGCCGGACCGCTCAATCAGCTCAGCATGGGGGAGGAGGTGGCGGCGGGGCGCGGGGTGGACGTGGCGGCCCTCCAGGCGCGGGCCTTCCTGGTCGGCTCGGTGCTGACGGCGGCCGTCGTGTCCGTGGCGGGCCCCATCGGATTCGTGGGACTCATCGTGCCGCACCTGGTGCGCGGCCTGTTCGGGCCGGACCACCGCACGTTGCTGTCTCTGTCGTTCTTCGGAGGCGGCCTCTTCCTGGCTGCCGCCGACACGGTCGCCCGCTCCGCGTTCGCGCCGTCCGAACTGCCCGTCGGCGTGCTGACGGCCATGATCGGCGGCCCGCTGTTCCTGGTGCTGCTCGTTTCCCTGACGCGGTACCGTTGA
- a CDS encoding ABC transporter ATP-binding protein: protein MNASILEARDCRFRYRGNGFRLDGVSLAVSAGEVVGIVGPNGSGKSTLLRLLSGILVPHGGEVLLEGRPIGTLGRRQLARRLAFLPQSPETSFHFRVREVVAMGRYPHLGAFGFPGEHDVDVVERALVQTDTESLAARVFATLSGGEKQRVLIASVLAQEPAAMLLDEPTAALDIHHRSDVFDLLWRLSRSGIAVVTVTHDLNAASQFCDRLVLLKQGRVARAGRPAEVMDARLLSDAYGADVRIVDNPITSGPMAIVPGRAAHEAT from the coding sequence GTGAACGCGTCCATCCTGGAGGCCCGTGACTGCCGCTTCCGCTACCGGGGCAACGGGTTCCGGCTCGACGGCGTCTCGCTGGCCGTTTCGGCCGGCGAGGTCGTGGGCATCGTGGGCCCGAACGGGTCGGGCAAGAGCACCCTCCTGCGGCTGCTGAGCGGCATCCTGGTGCCGCACGGCGGGGAGGTGCTTCTGGAGGGCCGCCCGATCGGCACGCTCGGCCGCCGGCAGCTTGCGCGCCGGCTCGCCTTCTTGCCGCAGAGCCCCGAGACGTCCTTCCACTTCCGCGTGCGGGAGGTGGTGGCGATGGGCCGCTACCCGCACCTGGGGGCGTTCGGCTTCCCTGGCGAGCACGACGTGGACGTCGTCGAGCGGGCGCTCGTGCAGACCGACACGGAGTCGCTGGCAGCCCGGGTGTTCGCCACGCTCTCGGGCGGCGAGAAGCAGCGCGTGCTCATCGCCAGCGTGCTGGCGCAGGAGCCGGCCGCCATGCTGCTGGACGAGCCGACGGCCGCGCTGGACATCCACCACCGCTCGGACGTGTTCGACCTGCTCTGGCGGCTCTCGCGTTCCGGCATCGCCGTCGTAACGGTCACGCACGACCTGAACGCGGCGAGCCAGTTCTGCGACCGTCTGGTGCTGCTCAAGCAGGGGCGGGTGGCGCGGGCCGGCCGCCCGGCCGAGGTGATGGACGCGCGCCTGCTCTCGGATGCGTACGGCGCCGACGTGCGGATCGTGGACAACCCGATCACGTCCGGCCCCATGGCCATCGTCCCCGGGAGGGCGGCGCATGAGGCGACCTGA
- a CDS encoding ABC transporter substrate-binding protein → MRNQVLRTAAALVLLAGAWMLAVRLQRLAPSRDASDGGDRRIVCMSPAVVELAFAIGAGDRVVGVSAHTMHPPEALSRPLCGGFFDPNYEAILSLRPDLIVTQGRAEDLQRFAGHNGIALLSLDIVGLESILTEARRLGEVLDSRAGAERLCADIQARLDAVRARVAGRPPVSVLLVTAREPGALNGLQAVGPGGFLDDLIGLAGGVNVVADLPQSYGPVSKEMLLARGPAVVVELHGEGGDAEALLREARALWAGLPSLPAVRDGRVYAIEATYAMIPGPRVVELAERLVEFLHGGAGP, encoded by the coding sequence ATGAGAAACCAGGTGTTGCGAACGGCGGCGGCCCTCGTCCTGCTGGCGGGCGCGTGGATGCTGGCCGTGCGGCTGCAGAGGCTTGCGCCCTCGCGGGACGCGTCGGACGGCGGCGACCGGCGCATCGTCTGCATGTCGCCCGCCGTCGTCGAACTGGCCTTCGCCATCGGTGCGGGGGACCGCGTGGTCGGCGTCAGCGCGCACACCATGCACCCGCCGGAGGCGTTGAGCCGGCCTCTGTGCGGCGGGTTCTTCGACCCCAACTACGAGGCGATCCTGTCGCTGCGCCCCGATCTGATCGTCACCCAGGGGAGGGCGGAGGACCTGCAGCGGTTCGCCGGGCACAACGGCATCGCGCTGCTGTCGCTGGACATCGTGGGGCTGGAGTCGATCCTGACCGAGGCCCGGCGGCTGGGCGAGGTGCTGGACTCGCGGGCGGGCGCCGAGCGGCTGTGCGCGGACATCCAGGCGCGTCTGGACGCCGTGCGCGCGCGTGTGGCCGGCCGCCCGCCGGTCTCCGTGCTGCTGGTCACTGCGCGCGAGCCGGGCGCCCTCAACGGACTGCAGGCCGTCGGGCCGGGCGGGTTCCTGGACGATCTGATCGGGTTGGCCGGCGGCGTGAACGTCGTGGCCGATCTGCCGCAGAGCTACGGCCCGGTCAGCAAGGAGATGCTGCTGGCCCGCGGGCCGGCGGTGGTCGTGGAACTGCACGGGGAGGGCGGCGACGCGGAGGCCCTTCTGCGCGAGGCGCGCGCCCTGTGGGCGGGCCTGCCGTCGCTGCCCGCGGTGCGCGACGGGCGCGTCTACGCCATTGAGGCGACCTACGCCATGATCCCCGGGCCGCGGGTGGTCGAGCTGGCCGAGCGTCTGGTCGAGTTCCTGCACGGGGGGGCCGGCCCGTGA
- a CDS encoding prepilin-type N-terminal cleavage/methylation domain-containing protein, with amino-acid sequence MRRQAFTLMELLVVISIITILAGMLMPAAGRAMNQARAVSCRSRLRQIGAAVQLYAVNHAGYLPGCADSDGRQFFGKFTGASEQVDFTAGYLSFYVGEDPDIWQCPSTSHGSFMPRAEGPCTGYGYNYYYLTELKEKGDWWDPDYAYSWQGKHESAIYKFSTTILFADSARDWMGPLEENWFLDPTSQCLAWPGWESLYVHFRHGGRCNVLWADGHVTSMPPDEDTWPVNGNNLGVLCDSEDIYFHPEK; translated from the coding sequence ATGCGCCGGCAAGCGTTCACGTTGATGGAGCTTCTGGTCGTCATCAGCATCATCACGATCCTGGCCGGCATGCTCATGCCGGCCGCCGGCCGGGCGATGAACCAGGCCCGCGCGGTGAGCTGTCGCAGCCGCCTTCGCCAGATCGGCGCCGCCGTGCAGCTATACGCCGTCAACCACGCCGGCTACCTGCCCGGCTGCGCGGATTCCGATGGCCGCCAGTTCTTCGGGAAGTTCACGGGCGCCTCGGAGCAGGTCGACTTCACGGCCGGCTATCTGTCGTTCTACGTCGGCGAGGACCCGGACATCTGGCAGTGCCCGTCCACCAGCCACGGCAGTTTCATGCCCCGCGCCGAAGGCCCCTGCACGGGCTACGGGTACAACTACTACTACCTGACCGAGCTGAAGGAGAAGGGCGACTGGTGGGACCCCGACTATGCCTATAGCTGGCAGGGCAAGCACGAGTCCGCCATCTACAAGTTCAGCACGACGATCCTGTTCGCCGACTCGGCCCGCGACTGGATGGGGCCGCTGGAGGAGAACTGGTTCCTGGACCCCACCTCGCAGTGCCTCGCCTGGCCGGGCTGGGAATCGCTCTACGTCCACTTCCGGCACGGAGGGCGCTGCAACGTGCTCTGGGCCGACGGGCACGTGACCTCGATGCCTCCGGATGAGGACACCTGGCCGGTCAACGGGAACAACCTGGGCGTGCTGTGCGATTCCGAGGACATCTACTTCCATCCGGAGAAGTGA
- a CDS encoding glycosyltransferase family 2 protein, translating to MFNEADNAAACYADISAAMAEAGLACELIFVDDGSTDGTVAALLEAAGDDARTVVVELRRNFGQAAAMAAGFETARGEVVVALDGDLQNDPRDIPLLLEHLSGFDVVSGWRRGRRDRLARRIPSWIANRLISAITGVKLHDYGCSLKAYRREVLQDIRLYGEMHRFIPALIHWVGGRVTEVEVRHRPRTAGRSKYGLGRTFRVLLDLVTVKFMLKYFTNPLYFFGTVGLWTLLCGIGILGIVVAKKLARGFDMTGNPLLYLSVMLGAMGVQFVMMGLIMEVLTRTYYESQRRTPHRIRTVHREGAEDGDAGKPGA from the coding sequence ATGTTCAACGAGGCCGACAACGCCGCCGCCTGTTACGCGGACATCTCCGCGGCCATGGCCGAGGCGGGGCTCGCCTGCGAGTTGATCTTCGTCGACGACGGCAGCACGGACGGCACGGTGGCCGCCCTGCTGGAGGCGGCGGGGGACGACGCCCGGACCGTGGTGGTGGAGCTGCGCCGGAACTTCGGCCAGGCCGCCGCCATGGCGGCCGGCTTCGAGACCGCGCGCGGCGAGGTGGTGGTTGCCCTGGACGGGGACCTGCAGAACGACCCGCGGGACATCCCCCTTCTGCTCGAGCACCTGTCCGGCTTCGACGTTGTGAGCGGCTGGCGCCGAGGGCGGCGGGACCGCCTGGCCCGCCGGATTCCCAGTTGGATCGCCAACCGCCTGATCAGCGCGATCACCGGCGTGAAGCTGCACGACTACGGGTGCTCGCTGAAGGCCTACCGGCGCGAGGTGCTCCAGGACATCCGGCTCTACGGCGAGATGCACCGGTTCATCCCGGCGCTGATCCACTGGGTGGGGGGGCGCGTCACGGAGGTGGAGGTCCGCCACAGGCCGCGCACGGCGGGCCGCAGCAAGTACGGCCTGGGCCGGACCTTCCGCGTGCTGCTGGACCTGGTGACGGTCAAGTTCATGCTCAAGTACTTCACCAATCCCCTGTACTTCTTCGGCACGGTGGGCCTGTGGACGCTGCTCTGCGGCATCGGCATCCTGGGCATCGTGGTCGCCAAGAAGCTCGCCCGTGGATTCGACATGACCGGGAACCCGCTGCTGTACCTCAGCGTCATGCTCGGGGCAATGGGTGTCCAGTTCGTCATGATGGGCTTGATCATGGAGGTGCTGACGCGGACCTACTACGAATCCCAGCGCCGCACCCCTCACCGCATCCGCACCGTGCACAGGGAGGGCGCCGAAGATGGCGACGCCGGCAAGCCGGGCGCGTGA
- a CDS encoding glycosyltransferase family 4 protein: MRILVLNYEYPPIGGGGGVSAHALARQWATRHSVDCVTSAYGDLPRRECMDGVDVFRVRTVRRASPRVASFPSMAGYLATGLAEVVDLGRRRRYDVINTHFAIPTGPLGLMASKLLRLPNVLSIHGGDIYDPSKRLSPHRVGPLRWAVGRILDAADRVVAQSSDTADRACRYYEWRAAGRLGIVPLPYSPPQLVAGLPGREVLRQQLGLHSDRTYMVSVGRLVPRKRLDAILRAVPALPAAYCAIIVGSGPELEGLKSLADSLGVRDRTIFAGYVNETKKYALLKASDVFVLSSDHEGFGICLQEAMAVGLPIVASSTGGQTDLLVDGRNAVMLPTNSPEAIASAAASVCGDPDLAVRMGERNRVDVARYDPGAIARRYEDIFMRVSRRR, encoded by the coding sequence ATGCGCATACTTGTCCTGAACTACGAGTATCCGCCCATCGGCGGAGGCGGCGGTGTGTCGGCACACGCCCTGGCACGCCAATGGGCGACGAGGCACTCGGTGGACTGTGTCACCTCGGCCTACGGCGACCTGCCCCGCAGAGAATGCATGGACGGCGTGGACGTCTTTCGCGTGCGCACTGTGAGAAGGGCATCGCCCCGTGTCGCCTCCTTTCCCTCGATGGCCGGCTACCTCGCGACGGGGCTTGCCGAGGTGGTCGATCTCGGACGCCGAAGGCGCTACGACGTGATCAATACCCATTTTGCCATCCCGACGGGCCCTCTGGGGCTGATGGCATCTAAGCTGCTCCGCCTGCCCAATGTGCTTTCCATCCACGGAGGCGACATATACGATCCCAGCAAGCGGCTCTCTCCGCACCGGGTCGGTCCGCTGCGCTGGGCCGTGGGCCGCATACTGGACGCGGCCGACAGGGTCGTCGCCCAGTCGTCCGACACCGCCGACCGGGCGTGCAGGTACTACGAATGGCGGGCGGCCGGACGCCTGGGCATAGTCCCGCTGCCGTATTCCCCGCCCCAGCTGGTGGCCGGCCTGCCCGGCAGGGAGGTCCTCAGGCAGCAGTTGGGCCTGCACAGCGATAGGACCTACATGGTGTCGGTCGGGCGTCTTGTGCCCCGGAAGCGCCTCGACGCGATCCTGCGAGCGGTCCCAGCACTGCCGGCCGCATACTGCGCCATCATCGTGGGCTCGGGCCCGGAACTCGAAGGACTGAAGTCACTGGCGGATTCGCTCGGCGTGCGGGACAGGACCATCTTCGCCGGCTACGTGAACGAGACAAAAAAGTACGCTTTGCTCAAGGCATCGGACGTATTCGTGCTGTCGTCGGACCATGAGGGCTTCGGCATCTGCCTGCAGGAGGCGATGGCTGTCGGTCTGCCGATAGTAGCCAGCAGCACTGGCGGACAGACGGACTTGCTCGTGGACGGCCGCAATGCCGTCATGCTGCCGACGAACTCCCCGGAGGCCATCGCGAGCGCGGCCGCCTCCGTCTGCGGCGATCCCGATCTGGCGGTACGAATGGGGGAGCGCAATCGAGTCGATGTCGCCCGGTATGACCCGGGCGCCATTGCCCGGCGTTACGAAGACATCTTCATGCGGGTGTCCCGGCGCCGCTGA
- a CDS encoding flippase-like domain-containing protein, with product MRIARAVVGLALLAVLFHFVPLRGIVAAVGKARVDFLLVAVVIPFLGIVVSSLKLWLLLRADAPGVGFGQVLKAYYIGTFFNNLLPTSIGGDVAKVRQLRLDGTRLAHAAASVIVERATGLAVVLAATLGISLGWSRFLDRLGLGPARWALAAVSGGCFIALAIAYAAWRGAVKDWMKARRDGAVVGKAYMLIESFYVFRNAPGVVAAALGLSVLFYLIIAVGMVLVARALGLRLGPGSAAGLATLLRVPEMLPVSLGGLGVREGTLTYCMSHLGATAAQGAGMALVMRGLSSLHSAAGGLVYAVSGRVRRAHAVPPAPAEPTARRRALRVALIALIVLVLFTDGQVDGQNELSRMAAVDSLASRGVWHLNESRYAQTIVEREGRQSRYLIDMVYNRRDGRFYSSKPPVLTLLLAAVPAGLHALGARFTFTEPSNGLAVFLLTFLAMGLPSAWAFYALRRKAGGLLESPAGADVAALLAFGGTLFFTYSTAINHHTPTAAAILAAFFLLGMAEGRPVVPAGRASAAGFLMGLAAVIDVGHGFIFSVMFGLYILFCLRSWRTAVFYGLGALPPLALHCAIQYSLWGSILPVQMLHGTKDYPFSYWTHRTESDAWHIPRSDYWLLTLFSMRGLFVLSPILLFGAAGLAAELRDAARASRRGKTGGRLARPSGEALRGYAALSVLIGMLFLVWYSGFRTPTNFAGAAFGFRYYIGFTPLLAWYAVRAYGRWADSPRFRVIFYALGAWSLFYACLGTRFTWVLMEAVPHPAVRMLLPLRGF from the coding sequence ATGCGGATTGCGCGTGCCGTGGTCGGTCTGGCCCTGCTCGCGGTGCTGTTCCACTTCGTCCCTCTGCGCGGCATTGTCGCCGCCGTCGGCAAGGCCCGCGTGGACTTCCTGCTCGTCGCGGTCGTCATCCCCTTCCTCGGCATCGTCGTTTCGTCCCTGAAGCTCTGGCTGCTTCTGCGAGCTGATGCTCCCGGCGTCGGGTTTGGGCAGGTTCTGAAGGCGTATTACATTGGCACCTTCTTCAATAACCTGCTGCCCACCAGCATCGGCGGCGACGTAGCGAAGGTGCGTCAGCTGCGGCTTGACGGCACAAGACTCGCGCACGCCGCGGCGTCGGTCATCGTCGAGCGCGCCACAGGGCTGGCCGTCGTGCTGGCAGCCACGCTGGGGATCTCGCTTGGGTGGAGCAGGTTCCTGGATCGTCTCGGCCTGGGGCCGGCGCGCTGGGCCCTGGCGGCCGTCAGCGGCGGGTGCTTCATCGCGCTGGCCATCGCCTACGCCGCATGGCGAGGCGCGGTCAAGGATTGGATGAAGGCACGCCGCGATGGCGCGGTGGTCGGGAAGGCCTACATGCTCATCGAGAGCTTCTACGTCTTCCGCAATGCCCCAGGCGTGGTCGCTGCCGCCCTCGGGCTGTCGGTCCTCTTCTACCTGATCATCGCGGTGGGCATGGTGCTGGTTGCACGGGCACTCGGGCTCCGCCTCGGCCCCGGCAGCGCGGCGGGCCTGGCGACGCTGCTGCGGGTGCCGGAGATGCTGCCCGTCTCCCTGGGAGGGCTGGGAGTGCGGGAGGGGACGCTCACCTACTGCATGTCGCATCTGGGCGCGACGGCCGCACAGGGCGCCGGCATGGCGCTGGTGATGCGCGGGCTGAGTTCCTTGCACTCGGCGGCAGGCGGGCTGGTGTACGCCGTCAGCGGACGCGTGCGTCGCGCCCACGCGGTGCCCCCCGCTCCGGCCGAGCCGACGGCCCGCAGACGCGCCCTCCGTGTCGCGCTCATCGCGCTCATTGTGCTGGTCCTCTTCACCGACGGGCAGGTCGACGGCCAGAACGAACTCTCGCGCATGGCAGCGGTCGACAGCCTGGCGTCCCGCGGCGTGTGGCACTTGAACGAGTCGCGCTACGCCCAGACCATCGTGGAGCGCGAAGGACGGCAGTCCCGCTACCTCATCGACATGGTCTACAATCGCCGGGATGGGCGTTTCTACTCATCCAAACCGCCCGTGCTCACGCTGCTCCTGGCGGCCGTGCCGGCCGGCCTTCACGCGCTCGGCGCCCGATTCACGTTCACAGAGCCAAGCAACGGACTGGCGGTCTTCCTGCTGACATTCCTGGCCATGGGTCTTCCCAGTGCTTGGGCCTTCTACGCACTCCGCCGGAAGGCCGGCGGCTTGCTGGAGAGCCCTGCAGGGGCAGACGTCGCCGCTCTGCTGGCCTTTGGGGGCACGCTGTTCTTCACCTACTCGACGGCCATTAACCACCACACCCCCACGGCTGCGGCCATCCTGGCCGCGTTCTTCCTTCTGGGCATGGCCGAGGGCCGTCCCGTCGTCCCTGCCGGGCGTGCCTCTGCCGCCGGCTTCCTGATGGGGCTGGCCGCCGTCATCGACGTCGGGCACGGTTTCATCTTCTCGGTCATGTTCGGACTCTACATCTTGTTCTGCCTGCGCTCCTGGCGGACCGCCGTCTTCTACGGCCTGGGCGCCCTGCCGCCCCTGGCGCTGCACTGCGCCATTCAGTACAGCCTCTGGGGCAGCATACTCCCTGTGCAGATGTTGCACGGCACGAAGGACTACCCCTTCAGCTACTGGACCCACAGGACAGAGTCCGACGCCTGGCATATTCCGCGCAGCGACTACTGGCTCCTCACCCTATTCAGCATGCGGGGGCTCTTCGTGCTCAGCCCCATCCTGCTTTTTGGCGCGGCGGGGCTGGCAGCGGAGCTGCGGGACGCCGCACGGGCTTCCCGCCGCGGGAAGACCGGCGGCCGGCTCGCGCGGCCGTCGGGAGAAGCCCTGCGCGGGTATGCCGCCCTCTCGGTCTTGATCGGAATGCTGTTCCTGGTCTGGTACTCAGGCTTCCGGACGCCGACCAACTTCGCCGGGGCGGCATTCGGCTTCCGCTACTACATCGGGTTCACGCCGCTGCTGGCGTGGTACGCCGTGCGCGCATACGGGCGATGGGCCGACAGCCCCCGGTTCCGCGTGATCTTCTACGCACTCGGCGCGTGGTCGCTGTTCTATGCCTGCCTCGGCACGCGGTTCACCTGGGTGCTCATGGAAGCCGTGCCGCATCCGGCGGTGCGGATGCTGCTGCCGCTGCGCGGCTTCTGA